The following coding sequences lie in one Metallumcola ferriviriculae genomic window:
- the tatA gene encoding twin-arginine translocase TatA/TatE family subunit yields MFGFLPNIGFAELVLVLVLALIIFGPGKLPDVGKALGKSIKEFNKASHEAKEMLTSEVQEEQASKQEG; encoded by the coding sequence ATGTTTGGTTTTTTACCCAATATTGGTTTTGCTGAGTTGGTCTTGGTACTGGTCTTAGCATTGATTATATTTGGTCCTGGTAAACTACCGGATGTTGGCAAAGCTTTAGGCAAAAGCATCAAAGAGTTTAACAAGGCTTCCCATGAAGCTAAGGAAATGCTGACTAGTGAGGTGCAAGAGGAACAGGCCTCGAAGCAGGAGGGATAA
- a CDS encoding cytochrome c3 family protein → MLVFSPEKINADDGSPGDGRKYIVYAVLTLFFLLVMLALVDIIPVLSTDSRACAGCHEMNREYSTWQISTHSKVDCINCHMQSDWNGLANFKLKQTVWTLKHYSGLYGKGSIELKGTIVNETCLKCHSLAKVTPSGDLIIPHDRHLDEEVACITCHVGLVHRQEQPVTAKNQNYQVIVDNELLVQVKPKMYVCLRCHERKRVTTECNACHTRLELPQQHKRADWGVIHGVSAYQQVEPCLTCHTEQTEKAVIGGSMPVVLAARNIKFCVDCHQQRPPVHNKDWQLRHGQIALNRGQDYCFVCHDINKPSTSDGSVGTYCNQCHHWE, encoded by the coding sequence ATGCTGGTATTTTCACCGGAAAAAATAAACGCCGATGATGGTTCCCCTGGTGACGGTAGAAAATATATTGTCTACGCGGTGCTGACATTATTTTTCCTTCTAGTTATGTTGGCTTTGGTGGACATTATACCGGTACTTTCCACGGACTCCCGGGCGTGTGCCGGGTGTCACGAAATGAACCGGGAATATAGCACTTGGCAAATTTCCACTCATAGCAAAGTTGACTGCATTAACTGCCATATGCAGTCCGATTGGAACGGTCTTGCCAACTTTAAGTTAAAGCAGACAGTCTGGACCTTAAAGCATTATAGCGGCCTTTATGGGAAAGGCAGTATCGAACTGAAAGGTACCATCGTTAATGAAACTTGTCTCAAGTGTCATTCTCTAGCGAAAGTAACACCTTCGGGTGATTTAATAATTCCTCATGACCGGCATTTAGATGAAGAAGTGGCCTGCATTACCTGCCATGTAGGTCTTGTCCACCGTCAGGAGCAGCCGGTTACAGCCAAAAATCAAAATTACCAGGTAATAGTAGACAACGAGCTTTTGGTACAAGTCAAGCCCAAAATGTACGTCTGCCTGCGGTGTCATGAAAGAAAAAGGGTAACAACTGAGTGTAATGCCTGCCATACCAGACTGGAATTACCGCAGCAGCACAAGCGGGCGGATTGGGGGGTGATACATGGTGTTAGTGCCTATCAGCAGGTTGAGCCGTGCCTGACTTGTCACACTGAACAAACTGAAAAGGCAGTGATAGGGGGGAGTATGCCAGTAGTGCTTGCCGCTCGTAATATTAAATTTTGCGTGGATTGTCACCAGCAGCGGCCGCCTGTACACAATAAAGACTGGCAGCTGCGGCATGGCCAAATAGCATTAAATAGGGGTCAGGATTATTGCTTCGTTTGTCATGATATTAATAAACCTAGTACCAGTGATGGATCAGTAGGTACTTATTGCAATCAGTGCCACCACTGGGAATAG
- a CDS encoding nuclease-related domain-containing protein → MKTIFDKGNYGEFLTFAYLEKLDGHHRLMTNLYIPKKDGSTTEIDLIMLSQTGIYVFESKNYGGWIFGDESSKNWMQILENKQKNQFFSPVWQNKGHISALKSAIELDNDSLYKSYIIFSERCTLKNIKVTSPSVKVIKRNALIKTIKKDIESSSNLMTIEEVDQLYLKLQRYARADETVKKAHIDNVQTKKF, encoded by the coding sequence TTGAAAACTATATTTGATAAAGGGAATTATGGTGAATTCCTGACTTTTGCTTACCTTGAGAAATTGGATGGTCATCATAGGCTGATGACAAATTTATACATACCAAAGAAAGATGGGTCGACAACAGAGATTGATTTAATTATGCTTTCCCAAACCGGCATCTATGTTTTCGAATCAAAGAATTATGGCGGATGGATTTTTGGTGACGAGAGCAGTAAGAACTGGATGCAGATACTTGAGAACAAACAAAAGAATCAATTTTTTAGCCCTGTATGGCAGAATAAAGGACATATCAGTGCTTTGAAATCTGCGATAGAATTAGATAATGATAGCCTTTACAAATCCTACATCATATTTAGTGAGCGTTGTACACTAAAGAATATCAAAGTTACTTCTCCAAGTGTAAAAGTAATTAAAAGAAATGCGCTAATTAAAACGATAAAGAAGGATATTGAAAGTTCCTCTAATTTGATGACAATAGAAGAAGTGGACCAATTATATCTAAAATTGCAGAGATATGCGCGTGCTGATGAAACGGTTAAAAAGGCTCATATTGATAATGTTCAAACGAAGAAGTTTTAG
- the tatC gene encoding twin-arginine translocase subunit TatC — protein MSSDIKTISRHLDDLRRDLVVAFGAVTLAALSSYLFLQEQMTLIWFAPIRNLDIALAYIVVTEAFLTKIRLSFLTGTILAFPVIAWRVVGFIFPALTVREKRYALVVVPVASILFAGGVFFAYFAVLPFAMKFFLLEAAGEYLKPMISVSKYVSFLTSFLLPFGLVFQLPLTVICLTRLGLVDYKFLAAKRKYALLITFGAAALITPPDVISQILLAVPIFILYEVGIWLSLLVMVRDKRKKSGVSAE, from the coding sequence GTGAGCAGTGACATTAAAACCATCTCCCGGCACTTAGATGATTTACGCAGGGATTTAGTGGTCGCTTTTGGGGCTGTGACACTAGCCGCTCTTAGTTCTTATTTGTTTCTCCAGGAACAAATGACCTTGATTTGGTTCGCGCCAATTCGAAATCTGGACATTGCCTTAGCTTATATTGTTGTGACGGAGGCTTTTCTGACCAAGATAAGACTTAGTTTTCTCACCGGGACTATCTTAGCTTTCCCGGTAATTGCCTGGCGGGTAGTAGGTTTTATTTTTCCGGCTCTCACTGTCCGGGAAAAGAGGTATGCGCTGGTGGTAGTCCCGGTGGCTTCTATTCTTTTTGCCGGCGGTGTATTTTTTGCCTATTTCGCAGTACTGCCTTTTGCGATGAAGTTTTTCCTGCTGGAAGCCGCTGGGGAATACCTAAAGCCGATGATTTCCGTCAGTAAGTACGTTTCTTTTCTTACCTCTTTTCTGCTTCCCTTTGGCTTGGTTTTTCAGCTGCCTCTCACTGTTATCTGCCTCACTCGCCTGGGGCTGGTGGATTACAAATTTTTGGCGGCGAAAAGGAAATATGCCTTGTTGATTACTTTTGGCGCGGCTGCGTTAATTACGCCCCCTGATGTTATTTCCCAGATACTGCTGGCGGTGCCGATATTTATTTTATATGAAGTGGGTATCTGGCTGTCTTTACTGGTAATGGTGCGGGACAAACGGAAAAAATCGGGTGTTTCCGCTGAGTAA
- a CDS encoding cytochrome c3 family protein: MLGRGKNWVLAATIIVMLGAAFFIASAYSIDQGAPGQGMLYKANVASATELKVDGEEKDNCQGCHVMKPEVMTWKMSSHSEVACTACHGSDTMKFEDRQEYTEQVKINQPIPNSSCKNCHSSNRVYSPSGDLIIPHDLHEEQGVQCVQCHNGIAHARIADREVFEDELTTYDNWDEQAAQKVGTLYYRDPSMWTCISCHKSLKITTACAACHDEIPGLPSHEQDRWKRAHGLSARMDIDSCTKCHVTPDKPKFTQHSTGDAATDFARAQNFCYSCHTQRPQFHEDDVLPDHQRFVSERGIKNCLTCHNLNEVRQDENATSTTCNTCHWFEPGALDKIQEELMQ; encoded by the coding sequence ATGCTGGGTAGAGGGAAAAATTGGGTACTGGCAGCTACTATTATTGTGATGCTTGGTGCTGCCTTTTTTATAGCCAGTGCATATAGCATCGACCAGGGGGCACCGGGTCAAGGTATGTTGTATAAAGCAAATGTTGCTAGTGCCACCGAATTAAAGGTGGACGGGGAAGAAAAGGACAACTGTCAAGGCTGCCACGTGATGAAGCCGGAGGTGATGACCTGGAAGATGTCGTCCCATAGTGAAGTTGCCTGCACTGCATGTCACGGTTCAGACACTATGAAATTTGAGGACAGGCAGGAATATACCGAACAGGTAAAAATAAATCAGCCCATACCAAACAGCAGCTGTAAGAATTGTCATTCATCCAATCGGGTGTATTCACCATCGGGTGATTTGATCATACCCCATGATCTGCATGAGGAGCAGGGTGTCCAGTGCGTCCAGTGTCATAACGGTATTGCCCATGCAAGAATTGCGGACAGAGAGGTATTTGAGGATGAGCTGACTACCTATGATAACTGGGATGAACAGGCGGCACAAAAAGTAGGGACACTTTATTACCGCGATCCTAGTATGTGGACCTGTATCAGCTGCCATAAAAGCCTCAAGATAACTACCGCTTGCGCGGCATGCCATGATGAAATACCGGGGCTGCCATCCCACGAACAAGACAGATGGAAGAGGGCCCACGGATTAAGTGCTCGCATGGATATAGACAGCTGCACCAAATGCCATGTTACTCCCGATAAGCCCAAGTTTACGCAGCATTCTACCGGTGACGCAGCCACCGATTTCGCCCGGGCACAGAATTTCTGTTACAGCTGCCATACGCAGCGCCCCCAATTCCATGAAGACGACGTGCTCCCCGACCATCAGCGCTTCGTCAGCGAACGCGGCATCAAAAACTGTCTCACCTGTCATAACCTCAACGAGGTAAGACAGGATGAAAATGCGACATCAACTACCTGTAACACCTGTCATTGGTTTGAGCCCGGAGCACTTGATAAGATCCAAGAAGAGCTAATGCAATAA